CGCCTCCGCCAAGAAGGCCAAGGCGATCGCCTGATCCCCGCACGTCTCATCGGTTGACGTGAACGAGAGCGCCCCCCGGGGCGCTCTCGTCGTTCGGGGATTCGGATTTCCTCGTGGCGAGGCCCCCCGAGCCTCAGCCCTCTCCGCCGGGCCTCATCGAATCCAGGAGGCCGAGGAGCTCCTCGGCGGTGAAGCGGTAGACCGTCTTGCAGAACTCGCAGGAGAGCTCGGCTCCCTTGTCGGTGGCCACCATCGAGAGGATCTCGTCCTCGCCGGCCGCGATCACGCCACGCTCGGCCCGCTCCCTGGAGCAGGTGCAGCGGTAGGAGAGGGGGATGTCCTCCAGCACGTCGAGCGGTCCGAAGCCCTCCAGCACCGGCAGGGCGAGCTGGGTCCCGCCGCGATCGGTGCGCCCGAGCTCGCGGCGCAGGGCTCCGTCGCGGAGCCTCTCGACGATGGTCGCCAGCGCGGCGTCGTCGCCGCCGGGCAGGCGCTGTACGAGGAGGCCGACGGCACGGGACGGCATCCGCGCCTCATCCGCCTCGACCTCGATCGCGACCGCGGTCGGCACCTGGTCCGAGGCCTCGAAGTAGCGCTCGAGGTTGCGATCCAGCCGCTGGAAGTCGAGGCCCACGGAGCCGCGGTAGAACTCGCCCGTGGGGAGCTCGCGCAGCACCGAGACGTAGCCCTCGGGGCCGATCGAGTACTCGAGATTGGACGGATCGCGACCGGGGAAGTCGACCCGCTCGGCGCGCACGTAGGCCCGCAGGTTTCCTTCCGCCGACCCCTCGGCGAACATCCCCTTCAGCGGCCCATTTCCTTCGAGCTGGAGCGTGACGCGCTGCTCGCCCTTGCCCAGGCCGCCCACGAGGGCCGCGCCTGTGAGGATCTGGGAGAGCACCATGGCGGCCGTGGGCTCGCAGCGATGGATCGAAGCGGCGTGCTGGGACACGCCGGTGGCGAAGGCGACGAGGACCCTGAGGTCGTGCTCGGGGAGGAGCGCGCGGACGATGTGGTCGCGGGACATGGCGCGAAGCCTACTCAGAGCGTGCAAAGAAATCATCCCCGCATCGCAGGGGCGATTTCTTCGGCTTCGCGTGCGCGATCGCGCCTCTTTTCGTCTGCTCGCCTCCGG
The Vulgatibacter incomptus DNA segment above includes these coding regions:
- a CDS encoding Hsp33 family molecular chaperone HslO is translated as MSRDHIVRALLPEHDLRVLVAFATGVSQHAASIHRCEPTAAMVLSQILTGAALVGGLGKGEQRVTLQLEGNGPLKGMFAEGSAEGNLRAYVRAERVDFPGRDPSNLEYSIGPEGYVSVLRELPTGEFYRGSVGLDFQRLDRNLERYFEASDQVPTAVAIEVEADEARMPSRAVGLLVQRLPGGDDAALATIVERLRDGALRRELGRTDRGGTQLALPVLEGFGPLDVLEDIPLSYRCTCSRERAERGVIAAGEDEILSMVATDKGAELSCEFCKTVYRFTAEELLGLLDSMRPGGEG